Within Mercenaria mercenaria strain notata chromosome 15, MADL_Memer_1, whole genome shotgun sequence, the genomic segment tccataaaaattggtcagaatgttcatcttgatgatatctaggtcaagttcgaaagtgggtcacgtgccatcaaaaagtaggtcagtaggtcaaatagtgaaaaaatgttgtgacctctctagaggccatatttttcatgagatctgtatgaatatttatcttgatggtatataggtcaagtttgaaactgggtcaactgcgatcaaaaactaggtcagtaggtcttgaaatagaaaaaccttgtgacctctctagaggccatacccttgaatggatcttcatgaagattggtcagaatgttcaccttgatgacatctaggtcaagtttgaaactgggtcacgtgcctaaaaaaactaggtcagtaggtcaaataataaaaaaaccttgtgacctctctagaggccatacttttcatgggatctgtatgaaagttggtctgaatgttcatcttgatatctaggtcaagtttgaaactgggtcaactgcggtcactaggtcagtaggtctaaaattattaaaatcttttgacctctctagaggccatatttttcaatggatcttcatgaaaattgatctgaatgttcatcttgatgatatctaggtcagtttcgaaactaggtcacatgcggtcaaaaactaggccagtaggtataaaaatagaaaaaccttgtgacctctctagaggccatatttttcatgagatcttcatgaaaattagtgagaatgttcaccttgatgatatccagataaatttcaaaacagggtcacgtaccttcaaaaactaggtcaataggtcaaataatagaaaaacgttgtgacctctctagagaccatatttttcaatggatcttcatgaaaattggtcagaatttttatcttgataatatctaggtcaagttcaaaactgggtcacatgagctcaaaaactaggtcactatgtcaaataatagaaaaaagacatcatactcaaaactgggtcatgtgggaagaggtgagcgattcaggaccatcatggtcctcttgtttatagagttatataggaagagctgtaaaaatcttcttgtctgaaacagtAATGCCCAGAGTTTAGGTATTTGACATTTCGCTTTATGTAGTTGTCCTCTACCATCCTGCCTCTTGGGTCAAAATAagcttatttgttttacatagacttacataagaaaAGCTTGTTGTCTAAAGCCGTAATGCCTTAAGCTTAGATATTTTGAATGTAGCATTCTGTAGTGGTGTACTATCAAGTCTATTCAGATCATGCCCCTGGGACCAATATTCAACATAACTCCACCCTTGGGTTCACttattttacatagacatatataacaaaaactttaaaaatcttcaggtCTAAAACACAACTGCCACTGGctgagatatttgacatgtagcaatTTTGTAATGGTCTTCTTCCAGTTCTGTTCATATCATTCTGGGATAGATCTTAGGTATTTAACATGTAGCACTgtcttctaccaagtttgttcaaatcatgcatCTGGGTCAAAACCATTCTTGCGACAGAGTTAACTTGTTTTCCATAGACTTAtgttgataaaactttaaaaaaaactggcTTAAACTGAGCTTAGATAATTGGTTTGTAGCTTTGTGTAGTGGTTCTTTACGAAGTTCTTTTAGATGTTGCCCCTGTGGTCAAAATTGGCACCATCCATAGAGGTAActagttttacattgacttatgaGTAAAACTTTGATAATGCAAAAAGACCAATATGTTGCATACCACTACACACTGGAATGTGTAAAATAATTTGCCATTTAGACACCATATGTTAAAACCAACATTTGAACTAAAAGCAGCATGTAACAGTTTGAGTCAGGTGAGTAATATAGGGCCATCGTGACCCTCTGGTTTAGAACGGATGATTTTTGTCGTATGGTGGTATATCCCACTTCATCCATCATGCATACATACTGTTCATGTATATTGTAGGACAGTAAAACTGGAGTTGATTCTGATCTAGACGAGACAGCCTGGAGAGACAAACTAGCAGATGAATGCCAGTATGAATATAGTACAGCATGGGGCAAATATGAACAGGGTTGGTTTGtttctttcttaaaaataaaaaagtcaaatagAACCTCTGAAGCAGTGATCATTGCCAGTTCAgacaaaaattcaaataaagagtttttagcttgactattcgagttttgcatgcaagtacatatggctataatttaaaggctttgaaacttattttttcttttcctaggtcaattaccaacctcactgggtttagtcccataactctgtcatgtattttggccaaattatgctcccttttggacttaaaaaaatgtgggttaaagttttacatgcaagttgctatctccaaaactaatgcagatattgaattgaaacttcagagttataaaagtatttgatagcatcaagtcctataactctgacatgcattttggccaaattatgccccccccccccccccacttttggacttaaaaaatcttgaataaagttttgcatgcaagtacatatagctgttacttaaaggcataaagctttgaaactggATTTACTATctacaaaactaatgcagatactggattgaaattcTATAGGTATTTTAAcgtttagggtaatattcctgcttctgggacaactcttcaaatagtcgagcattggctgtcttacagacagctcttgctTCTTTTAGAAGGATACAGGAGGTTAGAAAGGTATAGCTGAATGTATACATCAGCTTAGAAAGATATAATAGCTTAGAACATCATGTACAGCAGCTAAGGCAAGTATATTGGCTCTAAGGAGATACCTGAACATATACTACAGGTTAGAAAGGTATAGCTGAACATATACTATAGGTTAGAAAGGTATAGCTGAACATGTACTATAGGTTAGAAAGGTATAGCTGAACATGTACTATAGGTTAGAAAGGTATAGCTGAACATATACTATAGGTTAGAAAGGTATAGCTGAACATGTACTATAGGTTAGAAAGGTATAGCTGAACATGTGCTGCTGGTTAGAAAGGTATAGCTGAACATGTGCTGCTGGTTAGAAAGTATAGCTGAACATGTGCTGCTGGTTAGAAGGTATAGCTGAACATGTGCTGCTGGTTAGAAGGTATAGCTGAACATGTGCTGCTGGTTAGAAAGGTATAGCTGAACATGTGCTGCTGGTTAGAAGGTATAGCTGAACATGCTGGTTAGAAAGGTATAGCTGAACATGTGTTCCTGGTTAGAAAGGTATAGCTGAACATGTGCTGCTGGTTAGAAAGGTAAAGCTGAACATGTGCTGCTGGTTAGAAAGGTATAGCTGAACATGTGCTGCTGGTTAGAAAGGTATAGCTGAACATGTGCTGCTGGTTAGAAAGGTATAGCTGAACATGTACTATAGGTTAGAAAGGTATAGCAGAACAAGTACTATAGGTTAGAAAGGTATAGCTGAACATGTACTATAGGTTAGAAAGGTATAGCTGAACATGTACTATAGGTTAGAAAGGTATAGCTGAACATGTGCTGCTGGTTAGAAAGGTGCTGCTGGTTAGAAAGGTATAGCTGAACATGTGCTGCTGGTTAGAAAGGTATAGCTGAACATGTGCTGCTGGTTAGAAGGTATAGCTGAACATGTGCTGCTGGTTAGAAGGTATAGCTGAACATGTGCTGCTGGTTAGAAAGGTATAGCTGAACATGTGCTGCTGGTTAGAAAGGTATAGCTGAACATGTGCTGCTGGTTAGAAGGTATAGCTGAACATGCTGGTTAGAAAGGTATAGCTGAACATGGTTTGCTGGTTAGAAAGGTATAGCTGAACATGTGCTGCTGGTTAGAAAGGTAAAGCTGAACATGTGCTGCTGGTTAGAAAGGTATAGCTGAACATGTGCTGCTGGTTAGAAAGGTATAGCTGAACATGTTCTGCTGATTAGAAAGGTATAGCTGAACATGTGCTGCTGGTTAGAAAGGTATAGCTGAACATGTGCTGCTGGTTAGAAGGTATAGCTGAACATGCTGGTTAGAAAGGTATAGCTGAACATGTGTTGCTGGTTAGAAAGGTATAGCTGAACATGTGCTGCTGATTAGAAAGGTAAAGCTGAACATGTGCTGCTGGTTAGAAAGGTATAGCTGAACATGTGCTGCTGGTTAGAAAGGTATAGCTGAACATGTGCTGCTGGTTAGAAAGGTATAGCTGAACATGTGCTGCTGGTTAGAAAGGTATAGCTGAACATGTGCTGCTGGTTAGAAAGGTATAGCTGAACATGTGCTGCTGGTTAGAAAGGTAAAGCTGAACATGTGCTGCTGGTTAGAAAGGTATAGCTGAACATGTGCTGCTGGTTAGAAAGGTAAAGCTGAACATGTGCTGCAGTTAAGAAAGATATAGCTGAACATGTGCTGCTGGTTAGAAAGGTAAAGCTGAACATGTGCTGCTGGTTAGAAAGGTAAAGCTGAACATGTGCTGCAGTTAAGAAAGATATAGCTGAACATGTGCTGCTGGTTAGAAAGGTAAAGCTGAACATGTGCTGCTGGTTAGAAAGGTATAGCTGAACATGTGCTGCTGGTTAGAAAGGTATAGCTGAACATGTGCTGCTGGTAAGAAAGGTATAGCTGAACATGTGCTGCTGGTTAGAAAGGTAAAGCTGAACATGTGCTGCAGTTAAGAAAGGTATAGCTGAACATGTGCTGCAGTTAAGAAAGGTATAGCTGAACATGTGATGCTGGTTAGAAAGGTATAGCTGAACATGTGCTGCTGGTTAGAAAAGGTATAGCTGAACATGTGCTGCTGGTTAGAAAGGTATAGCTGAACATGTGCTGCTGGTTAGAAAGGTATAGCTGAACATGTGCTGCTGGTTAGAAAGGTATAGCTGAACATGTGCTGCTGGTTAGAAAGGTATAGCTGAACATGTGCTGCTGGTTAGAAGGTATAGCTGAACATGTGCTGCTGGTTAGAAAGGTAAAACTGAACATGTGCTGCTGGTTAGAAAGGTATAGCTGAACATGTATACAGCTTAGAAAGGTAAAGCAGACAGAATTACTTAGGAAATCTTCCAAAATTGTCTGACAAATCTTCACAGAACATTTTCTTTAGCACCATTAACAGCCTTTCTAAGATTTTTGTCATTATTGCATCAAAAAGATTGTTGAATGAATTTTTCTGAAAGTTATATGAAGTGCTCAGTGTATTTTCTCCAAACTTCCCTGCTACGTAGTAAGATCATCTTTTACATGTGTTAAAATTATGCCAGGAACAGACTTAATGTCTTATAATAACCTTTTACCTTCTATTTTTAGGTTTTACCAGTTATGAAgctgaaaatgaaacttatgatGACTGGGCAGATAGAATAAGAGAGGAGTTTTATGCAAGGAAGAGGGCCAGTAGCTTGCATTATCAGAGTGCTGAAAGTACCAGGCAGAAATCTAAACGTAAACATTCAGATACAGGTCAGCAAGAAAATGAAAGCTTGGAAAGTGCTCGAGCTAAAATGAGGAAGAAGTTTGAAGAGAACAGACAACAAGAACGAGAGATGGATGTGTTAAAGAAGAGAATGAAATATGAACAAAGATACAAACAGCTGTTGGAGAACAATTTTATATCAGTGTTAAGGTTTGATGATATACCATGGCCTAGTGTTAAAGGGCAGGAACATGATATAACAGTGCTGTTTGAAGGGATGGATAAAGCAGGGATGGAATACAAGAAATATTTACGAGACCAACAGATTCGCTGGCATCCTGACAAGTTCTTACAAAGATTTGGAAGATATTTGGACAGTGCAGAGAAAGAGAAAGTTGTACAAAGAGTAACAGTTTTATCTCAGAATTTGAACAAGCTGGTAACTTAACTATGATTGACTTAGCTAGGCTTCACTTAGCAACGATATAATAGTATTATCAGCTGTTACTGTGATACTGTAACTCAATATTGACATAACCACTTTTAACTTAAATCAGTTTACAGAAATAAATTTGTTACCGGTATTTTGttacagaatttcttttttttttagctcacctgagccaaaggctcatggtgagctattgtgactgctcatgtctgtcgtcagtcgtccgtcgtgtgtccgtcaacattttctaaaaaaatcttcttcttgaaaaccactgggcagaattacaccaaacttcacaggaatgatccttgggtggccccctttcaaaattattcaaagaattgaattccatgcagaacactggttgccatggcaaccgaaaggaaaaactttaaaaatcttcttctcaaaaaccagaagccctagagcttagatatttggtatgaagcattgcctagtggacctctagcaaatttattcaaaacatgactccgggatcaaaattgaccctgccccaggggtcacttaattttacataggaaaatctttaaaaatcttcttcgcaaaaaccagaagccctagagcttagatatttgacatgtagcattgcctagtggacctctagtaaaattattcaaattttgaccccgccccaggggtcacttgattttacataggaaaattttcaaaatttttctaaaaataaaccagaaggcctagggcttagatatttgacatgtagcattgcctaatggacctctacaaaatttgttcaaatcatgacccccgggtcaaaattgaccccaccccaggggtcaattgattttacacaggaaaatttcaaaaaatttctaaaaataaaccagaaggcatagggcttagatatttgacatgtagcattgcctagtgacctctacaaaatttgatcaaatcatgacccctggggtcaaaattgactctgccccaggggtcacttgattttacaaaaatttctaaaaataaaccagaaggcctagagcttagatatttgacatgtagcattgcctagtggacctctacaaaatttgttcaaatcatgaccccccggggtcaaaattgaccccgcctgaggggtcacttgattttacataggaaaatcttcaaaaaatttctaaaaataaaccagaaggcttagagcttagatatttgacatgtagcattgcctagtagacttctacaaaatttgttcaaatcatgacccccgaggtcaaattgaccctgccctatggggttacttgattgtatatagaaaaatcttcaaaattttctaaaaataaaccaaaaggcctagagcttatatatttgacatgtagcattggctagtggacctctacaaaatttgttaaaatcttgacccccagggtcaaattgacccagccccaggggttacttgattgtacatggggaaatcttcataaatttgctaaaaataaaccagaaggcttaaatcttagatatttgatatgtaacattgcctagtagacttctacaaactaataaaatcatgacccccggggtaaaattggccacctccccaggggttacttgattgtacatcggaaaattttccaaaaaaattctaaaaatcatcagtttgacatttgaaacatgtagctcatattactcaggtgagcgatccagggtcatcatgaccctcttgtttgatcTCAGCATTGATACATTAAACTGAAAAGTTTCATCGGTTTTTGATCTTGATAGCTGGCTCACCCTTTCCtcaagtttgaaacatttaaagtgtGATAGCTAAAGTTTTAGCCTAAAGAATGcataaaaaatagcaaaatttgaaAAGCAAAATACTAAAGTTGAAATCACAGTCATTGATACTGAAGTGGGATATTACAGAGTAAATTCTAGCTTTTAAATGTGGTAATATTTGAGGATGTAGTTTTCCAAcaatataaagcttttaaaatgaAGAAGTAGTATGGTAATAGACTTGTCAGTTAGTAATTTCCATGTGATTTCATGTTTCTGTATGGTGTTTTGGCATTCTTCAGACAGTGATTTAGATACAAGCATCTGGTTTTCTGTTCTTACCAGAGAATGCCGAAATCTACCCATATGTTAAAACTGCACTTACCATTGGACCTAAAATATTcaattcaattttcttctttttgtcaACCCTGAAGGGTCTATGTTTGACCCATCTCAACACAGCAGGAACAGAGCATGATTACAAAGGTTTAGTTGTCAGATTGAGACTGCCAGAGGAACAAGTCCTTTACAGAGCCTAGACACCATTTAACAACAGCTGTAATTATGCCTCCCACCCTACAGTGGTGTGAGAGACACATTGATCTACtcctgtctgtcacaaatcttgtccacactctaagtcaaacatttcttatccaatcttcaccaaacttgaacaaaatgtgtttgaccataagtcctcgttcaagtttgataactagccaaatatggctcttgaattaccgaaaatcggcctttatACTCTTGTCTGGACTCTAATTTGAaaatttctcatctgatcttcaccaaacttgaacaaaatgtgtttgacaataagtcctcagccagttcgaataactagccaaataggcccaggcacttcggagttatggcccgtgatttactgaaaattggcctttttacttttcaaaggtatatttgtagtgagtaatcAGTacataaagactgacttactatttagatgattaggcagttgtaggagacatgcgcttttatcaaaagcagctctagtgtattaaaatttttatagcaataaataaactgaaaaatactATACATCAAAGACACATTTTGGAAGTTGATGTATTAtcgacggatagctcagtggtttgcacactggccctccaatcctgaggtcgggggttcgatccccggcagctactcgggaattttcagaaacacttttcagtgtttcccacccaactagaggtgtactggtcaggaacccaggcaatccttgcatgtatcagtgctatacactgggcacgttaaagaaccaggctgtctattcgcaacgagctaggctaagtcagccggacaagcctgtatctgatttctgatctctgtcgtgggggctttgtctcactctgtccctctagtcagatcgctctgtgtctgtactagtagaggatgaattatgcgccctgtgtggctgcatttgaactatgtaaagcgcctttgaacgtgaaattgatcatgaaaagggcgctatataaatctggtatattaaTTAATAATTTCCTTCTAAGATAATTTCAAGATATATCTTGAACTGAACAGTAGGCAATAGtaaaagtatttttaagtttaatacatatgttaattttttaaatattcaagaatTCTGTTAACTTAGTAAATTGATATGACCTTCTGTTAATCAAAGATATTTTTCCTCCATTTCTGGTttcttttgaaatgttgtttGTTAGTTAAGCAGAACACGTGACTACTGGACCGAACTACTGAAATTGTGCCATAATAATGCAGAAACTAATATGTTAACCCACTGCTGTAATGTAACTGAGATACTGCAGGAACTGGTCGGTTAACCACTGCTGTAATGTAACTGAGATAGTGCAGAGGCTGGTAGGTTAACCAGTGCTGTGAATGGAACTGAGATACTGAAGGGACTGGTAGGTTAACCACGGCTGTAATATAATTGAGGGACTGTTAGGTTAACCAGTGCTGTAATGTAAGTGAGATAGTGCATGGACTGGTAGTTATCCCATGCTGTAATGTAACACAGTTACTGCAGGAACTGGTCGGTTAACCAGTGCTGTAATGTAACTGTCATAGTGCAGGCACTGGTGGGTTATCCACTGCTGTAATGTAACTGACATAGTGCAGGCACTGGGGGGTTAACCACTGCTGTAATGTAACGGACATAGTGCAGGCACTGGTGGGTTTTCCACTTCTGTAATGTAACTGAAATAGTGCATGCACTGGTGGGTTATCCACTGCTGTAATGTAACTGAAATAGTGCAGGCACTGGTGGATTAACCACTGCTGTAATGTAACTGACATAGTGCAGGCACTGGGGGGTTAACCACTGCTGTAATGTAACTGACATAGTGCAGGCACTGGTGGGCTAACCAGTGCTGTAATGTAAGCGAGATAATACAGGAACTGAAATGTTAACCCACTGCTGTAATATAACTGAGATAGTACAGGAACTGGTAGGTTAACCAGTGCTGTAATGTTATTGAGATAATGCAGGCACTGAAAAGTTAACCACTGTTGTAATGGAACTGAGATACTGCAGAAACTGGTGAATTAACCACTGCTGTAATGTAACTGACATAGTGCAGAAACTGGTAGGTTAACTAGTGTTGTAATGTAACTGAGATAGAGCAGGAACTGGTGGGTTAAGCAGTGCTGTAATGTAACTGAGATAGTGCAGCAACTGGCAGGTTAACCAGTGCTGTAAGGTAACTGACATAGTTCAGGAACTGTTAGGATAACCAGTGCTGTAATGTAACTGGGATAGTGCAGGAACTGGTAGGTTAACCAGTGTTGTAATGTAACTGAGATATTGCAAGAACTGGTTGGTTAACCACTGCTGTAGTGTAACTGACATAGTGCAGGCACTGAAGGGTTAGCTTCTGCTGTAATGTAACTGAGATACTACAGGAACTGGTGAGTTAACCACTGCTGTTGTGTGACTGACATATTGTTTGATGTTGAGTACAATCTGTGCAGTAAAAAGCCTTTGTTTGATATTGAGTAGTCACCTGAGGATCGAATTCTATTAGCAATACTTGCAGTCCTGTTGAATCATTTACCTCACCTAAGAATTAGATTCAAACACCGAATTACATGCAAAACTGGTATCAAAATGGGCAAGTGAACAGGTGAAAACAAGGCTGCtttgttaaattatttgaaatgaatTATTCAAGCATTCACGCAACAGTCATTACAATGTGATTTGCACaattaattaatgttttgtttgcacaacaaaatttaaaatgcatgTCACTGTAGTATGTCAACAATTAATAGTGTATTTTCAGATTTTGTCGTTTGATAAGTCCTATAACAATTGTAGAgttaaattatacaaatataataaagtcATTAGGACTTTGAGGTAAGATAGTAACCTGGCAAAGAAACACCAGCATTTCACACAATGAATATTAATTTAAGCAAAACAACCAAAGAATAAAATGTGCAGCACTCATCTTTTGTAACTATGGAATTGGATACAAGTTGTTTTATGCTATAAAACCTGGCCATAATTGTCATAAAGcaattaaaatttgttatttattgttacaaattcttgtatattttaaataaaataaccaaGGCTTCTAAAATCTGTATTTAGTTTTGTTTAGAATGTTTTGCCATTAATAAACCTGTCATTTATTACTTAAAATTGCTGATAACTGATGTTTTGTACTGTCAAACTTTTGTTTCAAGACAGATGTAGACTTCAGAATTTTACAGGCATATAATAATTTTACCATCTGTCTGTTCAACTAACTGAAAAATGCTTTGGCGCAGGAATCTCAAACTTGGTAGGCAGGTTGGCCATGACTGAcagacctctgttgattttgaggttggttgcttaaaggtcaaggagttaaaaatatgtttacaatttGTAACTGAAGATTACTTTGTCGCACAGTCAAACTTTATACAATGATTGCTTGTTGTCAGAAGGTGATCCTTGTAGTTTGGAGATCGGTTTGTCAGACTTCAAAGTCACAGTTACCTTGAGCTGAAATTTGGTTTCCGATTggtaactg encodes:
- the LOC123538010 gene encoding NF-kappa-B inhibitor-like protein 1 translates to MSSSQIISKVKRYIEEDRPRRLRTYVKKHHINLSDITLNKGRNLLHYCCKHGFGPIMKYLLSEGVSCLDRDTSLNTPVHVALHRALTLEDEGKTALTTQCYTEMILPLIERFPGSLDMRNKSGESCRNLLHTLVQRREPSQKYEDSKTGVDSDLDETAWRDKLADECQYEYSTAWGKYEQGFTSYEAENETYDDWADRIREEFYARKRASSLHYQSAESTRQKSKRKHSDTGQQENESLESARAKMRKKFEENRQQEREMDVLKKRMKYEQRYKQLLENNFISVLRFDDIPWPSVKGQEHDITVLFEGMDKAGMEYKKYLRDQQIRWHPDKFLQRFGRYLDSAEKEKVVQRVTVLSQNLNKLVT